One genomic segment of bacterium includes these proteins:
- a CDS encoding NTP transferase domain-containing protein, with amino-acid sequence MKAVILAGGLGTRLRPFTEVIPKPLLPIGEKAVLEIQIEHLKKFGFDEIYLATNYKSDYVQNFFGDGSRYGVKLTISREEKPLGTVGPLSLLKSELTEPFVVMNGDVLSNINFTNFYKFANDRDTLLSISVKKIIMPYDFGNIFFKDDFVTGIEEKPDLITYALAGIYIMKPGIFSLIPDNTYFGMDILIKNMLSDKLPIAKYELSEYWLDIGRIDDFEIAQKDFNDNFYKVAK; translated from the coding sequence ATGAAAGCAGTAATACTAGCCGGAGGGCTGGGAACAAGATTAAGACCTTTTACAGAGGTAATACCTAAACCTTTACTCCCCATCGGAGAAAAAGCAGTACTTGAAATCCAGATTGAACATCTTAAAAAATTTGGATTCGATGAGATCTATCTGGCAACAAATTATAAATCTGACTACGTACAAAATTTCTTTGGAGATGGTTCACGTTACGGAGTTAAACTTACTATAAGCCGGGAAGAAAAACCACTCGGTACGGTTGGACCATTATCTCTGCTGAAATCAGAATTGACTGAACCTTTTGTGGTAATGAATGGGGATGTATTGAGCAATATTAACTTTACTAATTTCTATAAATTTGCAAATGACAGAGATACTCTCCTTTCAATTTCAGTTAAAAAAATCATTATGCCGTATGATTTCGGTAATATCTTCTTTAAAGATGATTTTGTTACGGGCATTGAGGAAAAACCAGATCTGATAACCTATGCATTGGCAGGTATTTACATAATGAAGCCTGGTATTTTCAGTTTAATTCCGGATAATACTTATTTCGGTATGGATATATTAATTAAAAATATGTTGTCAGATAAATTGCCGATTGCAAAATATGAATTGAGCGAATATTGGCTTGACATCGGAAGAATAGATGATTTTGAAATTGCTCAGAAGGATTTTAATGATAACTTTTATAAAGTAGCCAAATG